From Brassica rapa cultivar Chiifu-401-42 chromosome A06, CAAS_Brap_v3.01, whole genome shotgun sequence:
AGCATTTATAGAAAGAACACATACAAACACTGGCACAGTCGCAACATAAATGTAAGAAACTTGCAATTGCATTTTCCAATGCCTCTCATCTGACCCTCGTTGACCTTCGTCTGCTCTTTCCCATTGCTTCATTCATTTCCCTTtaatcacacacacacactgtcAATAATTAATCAAAGCGAAATGACAGAAGATATAAAGAAAGACCCGCGTGTCGTCATTGTAAAAGGCTATACTATGTAGTTTTAGGCTTCTAGCCTTCTTTTATAGCCGATCCCAAAGCTTTATCTGCATTTACTTCTCTTGCAACTCACCACACATCAAACATTTGAGCGTGTTATATCTATctatagagagaaagagagagagtcccCCATGCACCATCCTTACGATCATCTCTGTTCCATCaacttcaacaaaaaaaaaacaacaattgTCTTAAACTCTAGGCTCACTTCTACTAATCACCAGAGGAATCTTCATTCACTTTCATACACTTCTTGTttcctgaagaagaagaagcaaaacaaTGCAGCGGCTTTCtctttttgttctgtttttcctctgttttttaGTCGGTTCTGGTTCGGGTCAACCGGGTCAAAGCAACGATCTCCAAACTCTCCTCGAACTGAAGAAGTCTCTTGTCGCAAACCCAAAAGACGAAACCGTTCTCCGGAGTTGGAACTCCGATGATCCCAATTACTGCAACGGGACCGGCGTCACGTGCGGTGGTCGTGAAGTCATCGGTTTAAATCTCTCCGGTTTAAACTTAACCGGTTCAATCTCTCCTTCTATTGGCCGGTTTGATAACATAATCGACCTCGATCTATCGTCCAACAGTCTCGTAGGTCCCATCCCAGCTGCTCTCTCCaacctctcttcttctttggaaACTCTGCATCTCTTCTCTAACCTACTCAGCGGCGAGATACCGAGTCAACTCGGCTCACTCGTGAATCTCAAGTCGTTAAAAATCGGAAACAACGACCTCGCCGGATCAATCCCGGAGACGTTAGGGAATCTCGCCAATCTCCAGACGCTCGGATTAGCTGCGTGCAGACTCACCGGTCCGATACCGAGTCAACTCGGTCGACTCGTTCAGATGCAGTATTTGTATCTGCGACATAACTACCTCGAAGGACCGATTCCACCCGAGTTAGGAAACTGCGCCAACCTCGTTACGTTCTCCGCGGAGGTGAACAGCCTCAACGGATCGTTACCGGCGGAGCTGAGTCGACTCGGTAACCTCGAGTCACTCAATTTGGCAAACAACAGCTTGTCCGGAGAGATACCGAGTCAACTCGGTGATCTCCGCAGTCTCAACCACCTTTACTTGATCGGTAACAAACTTCAAGGTTCGATTCCAAAGACATTAACGGAGTTAAAAAACCTCAGAATCCTTGATTTGTCTAAGAACAGTCTCACCGGAGGGATACATGAAGAGTTCTGGAACATGAATCAGCTTGAGTATCTGGTTCTAGAGTACAATCCTCTCTCTGGTTCCTTACCAAAGAGCTTGTGTTCTAACAACACAAATCTTAAGCTACTGCTTTTGTCTGAAACTCAGCTTTCCGGCGAAATTCCGACAGAAATCAGCAAATGTCGGTCATTACAAGAGCTTAACTTGTCCAACAACACGCTCACCGGTCTAATTCCCGACTCGTTGTTTCACCTCGTCGAACTCACGGTTTTATATATTAACAACTGTAGCTTGCGAGGCACGTTATCTCCATCTATATCTAACCTAACGAACCTACAAGAGTTTGGTCCGTCTCACAATGCCTTGGAGGGGAAGTTACCAAAAGAGATCGGTTTTCTCAGCAAACTTGAACGTCTGTTGCTTCACGATAACCGGTTTTCCGGTCAAATCCCGGTTGAGATTGGGAACTGCACGAGTCTGCAGGAGATTGATATGTATGGGAATCATTTCAGTGGAGAGATTCCTTCTTGGATAGGAAGATTGAAAGATCTTACTTGGCTTCACTTGAGAGAGAACGAGTTTTCTGGTAACATTCCCGCCACTTTAGGTAACTGTCAACAACTGACGCTTCTTGATTTAGCTGACAATCACCTCACCGGTTCGATCCCTTCCTCCTTCGGCTTCTTAACGGCCTTGGACCAGCTTCACCTTTACAACAACTCTCTTCAGGGGAACCTTCCCAGCTCACTTATGAACCTCAAGAAGCTCACAAGAATCAATTTCTCAAACAACACGCTCAATGGCTCCATCAGCCCCTTGTGCGGTTCAAGCTCTTATCTCTCGTTTGATCTCACGGACAACAGATTCGAGGGAGATGTACCTCTTGAGCTAGGGAAGTCTCCGAGCCTCAATCGGTTAAGGTTAGGGAAGAATCAATTCAGAGGAAGAATCCCTTGGACATTAGGGAAGATCAATGCACTGTCTTTATTGGATATCTCAAGCAACTCACTGACAGGAATCATACCAGTAGAGCTCGGTTTGTGTACGAATCTGACACTCATTGATCTCAGCAATAACTTTCTTTCAGGGGTCATACCTCCATGGCTTGGAAAGCTTCCTTTCTTGGGTGAGCTCAAGCTTTCTTCTAACCAGCTCACCGGGTCACTCCCTAGTGAGATTTTCAACTTAAGCAAGCTTCTTGTGCTATCTCTTGATGGTAACTCACTTAACGGCTCTATACCACAAGAGATTGGAAACTTGGAAGCACTCAATGTACTTAACCTAGACAAGAATCAGATTTCAGGTCAGCTTCCTTCAGCCATAGGAAAGCTGAGCAAGCTTTACGAGCTTCGCTTATCGAGAAACTCCTTAATAGGAGACATCCCTGTTGAGATTGGACAGCTACAAGATCTTCAAAGTGCTTTAGATCTCAGCTACAACAACTTCACTGGACACATTCCATCAACCATTTCGACGTTACATAAGCTTGAATCTCTTGATCTGTCTCACAATCACCTTGTCGGAGACGTTCCTGGCCCAATAGGGGATATGAAGAGTTTAGGATACCTCAACCTCTCTTACAACAACCTAACGGGCAGGTTAAAGAAACCTTTCTATAAATGGCATGCAGATGCTTTTGTAGGCAATGCAGATCTCTGTGGAAGCCCTCTTAGTCCCTGCAAGAGAGTTGGATCAAAGCAGCAAGGTCTTAGCGCAAAAACCGTAGTTATAATCTCTGCCTTGTCTTCAGTAGCAGCTATTGCTTTGACGGTACTAGTGGTTGTCCTCTTCTGCAAGCAAGGTCATGATCTTCTAAACAGCACATTCTCATCAaactcttctccttcttcacaaGCTCCCCTCTTTAGAAACGGAGCTGCAAAGACGGATATAAAGTGGGAAGACATTATGGAGGCTACGCATCGCCTTGACGACGAGTTCATGATTGGATCAGGAGGGTCAGGAAAAGTTTACAAAGCGGATTTGAAGAACGGTGAGACGATTGCTGTGAAGAAGATTCTCTGGAAAGATGATTTGATGTCAAACAAGAGCTTCAACAGAGAAGTGAAGACGCTTGGAACGATCAGACACAGACATTTGGTTAAGCTGATGGGTTACTGCACTAGCAAAGAAGAAGGCTTGAACCTGTTGATTTATGAGTACATGGAGAACGGAAGCGTCTGGGACTGGCTTcacgagaagaagaagcaggTTCTTGGTTGGGAAACAAGATTGAAAATTGCACTTGGGTTGGCTCAAGGAGTGGAGTATCTTCATTTTGATTGTGCTCCTCCTATAGTTCACCGCGATATCAAAACCAGTAATGTGCTTCTTGACCCCAACATGGAAGCACACTTGGGAGATTTTGGACTCGCAAAGATCTTAACTGAAGAGAGTAATGACACCAACACAGGATCACATAGTTTGTTTGCTGGCTCTTATGGCTACATTGCACCaggtttttatctttcttgagTTTCCTGATTTTGTTTTCCACTGTTAAAGCTaatgttctttttgttttgtttcagaaTATGCTTACTCGTTGAAGGCCACTGAGAAGAGTGATGTGTACAGTATGGGGATAGTGTTGATGGAGATTGTGACTGGTAAAAAGCCAACAGATGAAGTGTTTGATGAAGAGACCAATATGGTTCGATGGGTAGAGACGTGTCTTGAGATGCCACCTGGTTCTAGAGCGAGGGAGAAGCTGATTGATTCAGAGCTTAAACCGCTTTTGCCTTGCGAAGAAGCAGCAGCATATCAGCTTCTTGAAATAGCGATTCAGTGCACAAAAACTTATCCTCGGGAGAGACCATCTTCAAGACAAGCTTGCGACTGTCTTCTCAATGTCTTCAGAGCTGCTAGTTATGGGGAGATGCAAACTGGTTCGGA
This genomic window contains:
- the LOC103827839 gene encoding LRR receptor-like serine/threonine-protein kinase GSO2, with translation MQRLSLFVLFFLCFLVGSGSGQPGQSNDLQTLLELKKSLVANPKDETVLRSWNSDDPNYCNGTGVTCGGREVIGLNLSGLNLTGSISPSIGRFDNIIDLDLSSNSLVGPIPAALSNLSSSLETLHLFSNLLSGEIPSQLGSLVNLKSLKIGNNDLAGSIPETLGNLANLQTLGLAACRLTGPIPSQLGRLVQMQYLYLRHNYLEGPIPPELGNCANLVTFSAEVNSLNGSLPAELSRLGNLESLNLANNSLSGEIPSQLGDLRSLNHLYLIGNKLQGSIPKTLTELKNLRILDLSKNSLTGGIHEEFWNMNQLEYLVLEYNPLSGSLPKSLCSNNTNLKLLLLSETQLSGEIPTEISKCRSLQELNLSNNTLTGLIPDSLFHLVELTVLYINNCSLRGTLSPSISNLTNLQEFGPSHNALEGKLPKEIGFLSKLERLLLHDNRFSGQIPVEIGNCTSLQEIDMYGNHFSGEIPSWIGRLKDLTWLHLRENEFSGNIPATLGNCQQLTLLDLADNHLTGSIPSSFGFLTALDQLHLYNNSLQGNLPSSLMNLKKLTRINFSNNTLNGSISPLCGSSSYLSFDLTDNRFEGDVPLELGKSPSLNRLRLGKNQFRGRIPWTLGKINALSLLDISSNSLTGIIPVELGLCTNLTLIDLSNNFLSGVIPPWLGKLPFLGELKLSSNQLTGSLPSEIFNLSKLLVLSLDGNSLNGSIPQEIGNLEALNVLNLDKNQISGQLPSAIGKLSKLYELRLSRNSLIGDIPVEIGQLQDLQSALDLSYNNFTGHIPSTISTLHKLESLDLSHNHLVGDVPGPIGDMKSLGYLNLSYNNLTGRLKKPFYKWHADAFVGNADLCGSPLSPCKRVGSKQQGLSAKTVVIISALSSVAAIALTVLVVVLFCKQGHDLLNSTFSSNSSPSSQAPLFRNGAAKTDIKWEDIMEATHRLDDEFMIGSGGSGKVYKADLKNGETIAVKKILWKDDLMSNKSFNREVKTLGTIRHRHLVKLMGYCTSKEEGLNLLIYEYMENGSVWDWLHEKKKQVLGWETRLKIALGLAQGVEYLHFDCAPPIVHRDIKTSNVLLDPNMEAHLGDFGLAKILTEESNDTNTGSHSLFAGSYGYIAPEYAYSLKATEKSDVYSMGIVLMEIVTGKKPTDEVFDEETNMVRWVETCLEMPPGSRAREKLIDSELKPLLPCEEAAAYQLLEIAIQCTKTYPRERPSSRQACDCLLNVFRAASYGEMQTGSEK